A section of the Humulus lupulus chromosome 2, drHumLupu1.1, whole genome shotgun sequence genome encodes:
- the LOC133815960 gene encoding uncharacterized protein LOC133815960 isoform X2 codes for MFDNSLLVTWNHVRFIQEKQAASKMLITCLLSRMEGDQQRASEQTKNILSNLVADVDNLWYLKDGIHTVVLKKLSENGSCRQRTPSELDREVKNLRVAFTDLF; via the exons atgtttGACAATAGCTTGCTCGTGACTTGGAATCATGTTCGATTCATACAAGAGAAACAAGCTGCAAGCAAGATGTTGATTACATGTCTATTGTCGAGG ATGGAAGGTGATCAACAGAGAGCCTCTGAACAGACTAAGAACATCTTAAGTAATTTAGTTGCTGATGTTGACAATTTGTGGTATCTAAAAGATGGAATACATACTGTAGTCTTGAAAAAACTTTCAGAAAATG GATCTTGCAGGCAAAGGACACCAAGTGAATTAGATAGAGAGGTTAAGAACTTGAGGGTGGCATTTACTGACCTGTTTTAG
- the LOC133815960 gene encoding E3 ubiquitin-protein ligase BRE1-like 1 isoform X1, whose product MSIVEDESESTFHEAFLSRLMETGATESSSLCDLPKQMEGDQQRASEQTKNILSNLVADVDNLWYLKDGIHTVVLKKLSENGSCRQRTPSELDREVKNLRVAFTDLF is encoded by the exons ATGTCTATTGTCGAGG ATGAATCTGAATCTACTTTTCATGAGGCTTTTCTTAGTCGTCTTATGGAAACTGGTGCAACAGAAAGTTCATCTTTATGTGACCTTCCTAAACAGATGGAAGGTGATCAACAGAGAGCCTCTGAACAGACTAAGAACATCTTAAGTAATTTAGTTGCTGATGTTGACAATTTGTGGTATCTAAAAGATGGAATACATACTGTAGTCTTGAAAAAACTTTCAGAAAATG GATCTTGCAGGCAAAGGACACCAAGTGAATTAGATAGAGAGGTTAAGAACTTGAGGGTGGCATTTACTGACCTGTTTTAG